One genomic window of Actinomycetota bacterium includes the following:
- a CDS encoding lactate racemase domain-containing protein, with amino-acid sequence MQRLVFCGDDIVRVELPEHTRVIEAPPPVAPLVDYQGAVRASLRDPLGCSPLAELVGPESRVTIAFDDPCLPLPPVLRDPRGLAVEAVLEELFALGVKRERVSLICAVGLHRKWTERELRHVLGRRVWAVMGPSHIANHDAEDPVGAVDLGSTAEGYPVEVNRALLESNLTIYVNVNWTSMNGGWKSYMVGLGTYRSIRPHHNASVLIDGGTIMDPGSHFHDILRAQGRYLARHAKVMSVETVLNNRVWPGPLDSYLSLKRNGVPLPFKLSRHFPQAVKSAVSSALRSAYAPMAVHAGDPEAVHDKTLEALFRQQNVRVEGQSDALFLALPNICPYAAFSRMNPLLAMNSALGYVFNLHMRKPVVRKGGVLVLMQPFLPGFHQRHHLPYIEFYEKVLAETRDSREMEVRFEEDFADRKEYIEAYRHHHAYHGVHPFYVWYWGGLAMEHLERVIVVGAKKREVVEHLGFEAADSLPQAWHMAAETLGDGYSITHLSVPPIFATDVVSARFALEEAVR; translated from the coding sequence GTGGACTACCAGGGCGCGGTGAGGGCGTCGCTGCGTGACCCCCTGGGCTGCTCACCCCTGGCGGAACTGGTGGGCCCGGAGTCCCGGGTGACCATCGCCTTCGACGACCCCTGCCTTCCCCTCCCACCCGTGCTGCGCGACCCGCGCGGGCTGGCAGTGGAGGCGGTGCTGGAGGAACTCTTCGCCCTGGGGGTGAAAAGGGAGCGGGTATCCCTTATCTGCGCCGTGGGGCTGCACCGCAAGTGGACGGAGCGTGAACTCAGGCACGTGCTCGGCAGGCGGGTGTGGGCGGTGATGGGGCCGTCGCATATCGCCAACCACGACGCCGAGGATCCGGTGGGCGCCGTGGACCTGGGAAGCACCGCGGAGGGATACCCGGTGGAGGTAAACCGCGCCCTGCTGGAGTCGAACCTCACCATCTACGTCAACGTCAACTGGACGAGCATGAACGGAGGCTGGAAGAGCTACATGGTGGGGTTGGGCACCTACCGCTCGATACGCCCCCACCACAACGCCTCCGTGCTCATAGACGGCGGCACCATCATGGACCCGGGGAGCCACTTCCACGATATCCTGCGCGCACAGGGAAGATACCTGGCTCGGCATGCGAAGGTGATGAGCGTAGAGACGGTGCTCAACAACCGGGTGTGGCCTGGCCCCCTCGACTCCTACCTCTCCCTGAAGAGGAACGGGGTGCCGCTCCCCTTCAAGCTGTCCCGTCACTTCCCGCAGGCGGTGAAGTCCGCCGTCTCCTCCGCCCTGCGGAGCGCCTACGCGCCCATGGCCGTCCACGCCGGCGACCCGGAAGCGGTGCACGATAAAACCCTGGAAGCGCTTTTCCGGCAGCAGAACGTGCGCGTGGAGGGCCAGAGCGACGCCCTCTTCCTGGCCCTGCCCAACATCTGCCCCTATGCTGCCTTCTCGCGCATGAACCCCCTGCTGGCCATGAACTCCGCCCTTGGTTACGTCTTCAACCTGCACATGCGCAAGCCGGTGGTGCGCAAGGGAGGGGTGCTGGTGCTCATGCAGCCCTTCCTCCCCGGTTTCCACCAGCGCCACCACCTCCCCTACATCGAGTTCTACGAGAAGGTACTGGCCGAGACCCGCGACTCGCGGGAGATGGAGGTCCGCTTCGAGGAGGACTTCGCCGACCGCAAAGAGTACATCGAGGCATACCGCCACCACCACGCCTACCACGGCGTGCACCCCTTCTACGTCTGGTACTGGGGCGGCCTGGCCATGGAGCACCTGGAGCGGGTCATCGTGGTGGGGGCGAAGAAACGCGAGGTGGTGGAACACCTCGGTTTCGAGGCCGCAGATTCGTTGCCGCAAGCGTGGCACATGGCGGCTGAGACCCTGGGGGACGGCTACTCCATCACCCACCTCTCGGTCCCGCCCATCTTCGCCACCGACGTGGTCTCAGCCCGATTCGCTTTGGAGGAAGCCGTAAGGTAG
- a CDS encoding zinc-ribbon domain-containing protein, translated as MEVNMQLCPKCGSENSDGASFCSLCYQPFGASVPSAGSGDEATAKTSLKHQRIPVPPDTGREDGAYAPMPEFREDKALIRIPGVVGIEGISEGQLRQELKQGGKFVVFQYCCSLLIVTFRRVSPVFFVRAGRSGILNGMRYSLISLLLGWWGFPWGPVFTVGSLFNT; from the coding sequence ATGGAGGTAAACATGCAGCTATGTCCCAAATGCGGTTCCGAGAATTCCGATGGCGCCTCCTTCTGTTCCCTGTGCTATCAGCCTTTCGGCGCAAGTGTGCCCTCTGCCGGCAGCGGGGATGAAGCCACCGCCAAAACGAGCCTGAAGCATCAGCGTATACCGGTGCCACCGGACACGGGCAGAGAGGACGGTGCATATGCTCCAATGCCTGAGTTCAGAGAAGACAAAGCCCTCATTAGGATCCCGGGCGTGGTCGGGATCGAAGGGATCTCCGAAGGCCAGCTGAGACAGGAATTGAAGCAAGGCGGCAAGTTCGTGGTCTTCCAGTACTGCTGTTCCCTGCTTATCGTGACGTTCAGGAGGGTTTCGCCGGTCTTTTTCGTTCGCGCCGGGAGGAGCGGTATCCTGAATGGCATGAGGTATTCGCTGATCTCTCTTCTGTTGGGGTGGTGGGGATTCCCCTGGGGGCCGGTGTTCACAGTGGGATCCTTGTTCAACACTTGA
- a CDS encoding 4Fe-4S binding protein: MIIRHKGRGKRSFDFILSQYKHKDFVFKLTNYPILKQLGHRAMNSDNTTLTYIPVYENMELPTGAAAPTSIIEHFIRNASHRLILSRCPCRSGNDCQDFDPSFGCTFLGPAVQYVNPEVGRLVSMEEALEHLHQATEAGLVSCVGKFKGDAIMLGVQRDHHDLMTICHCCPCCCISTSIPLASREARDILVKMEGLSITVDEEKCNGCGKCVKACIFKQMELVNKKAVIGEECKGCGRCAMVCKQEAISIRIDDPSFIDACIERISTKVNIGS, from the coding sequence ATGATCATCAGGCACAAAGGACGCGGCAAGAGGAGTTTCGACTTTATACTCAGCCAGTATAAACACAAGGACTTCGTGTTCAAACTCACCAATTATCCTATCCTCAAGCAACTGGGCCACCGTGCGATGAACTCGGATAATACAACCCTCACTTACATACCGGTGTATGAGAACATGGAACTGCCCACCGGGGCCGCCGCCCCGACCTCGATAATCGAGCATTTCATCCGCAACGCGAGCCACCGCCTCATCCTGTCGCGCTGTCCCTGCCGCAGCGGCAATGACTGCCAGGACTTCGATCCCTCCTTCGGCTGTACCTTCCTGGGCCCGGCGGTGCAATACGTCAATCCCGAGGTCGGGCGCCTGGTGAGCATGGAGGAAGCCCTGGAGCACCTGCACCAGGCAACGGAGGCGGGCCTCGTCTCCTGCGTGGGAAAGTTCAAGGGTGACGCCATCATGCTCGGCGTACAGAGGGACCACCACGACCTCATGACCATCTGCCACTGCTGCCCGTGCTGCTGTATCTCCACCAGCATACCACTAGCGTCTCGCGAGGCGCGCGACATCTTGGTGAAGATGGAAGGTCTTTCCATCACCGTAGATGAGGAGAAATGCAACGGCTGCGGCAAGTGCGTGAAGGCGTGCATCTTCAAGCAGATGGAGCTGGTGAACAAGAAGGCGGTCATCGGCGAGGAGTGCAAGGGCTGCGGCCGCTGCGCCATGGTCTGCAAGCAGGAGGCCATCAGCATCCGCATCGACGACCCGAGCTTCATCGACGCCTGCATCGAGCGCATCAGCACCAAGGTGAACATCGGCTCCTGA
- a CDS encoding IS110 family transposase, with amino-acid sequence MLHAGMDMHKRFSVVTVVDDDGKEVVAGRKLENQEEEHLAFFKGLGEEARVVLEAGQNWMWMCDLLDDCGIENILCHPLKTKAIATAKIKTDKLDSRILSQLLRADFIPQSYKPQAQIRDLRELMRYRAFLVRERTKTKNAVHALLIRGNIQHPYSDLFGRAGLAYLEGLELLPQKRFLLDGYLRVLADLTREISRADKRISGEYKASGEARLLATMPGVGSLLSLFILSEIGDISRFHSAKQLSSHAGLVPSTSQSGGTVRHGRITRQGSPWLRWALVEAAIHASRYPGPLRDHYLRLQRRNGNKIARVAVARKMSTYVFHMLTEGKTYEEVISHLKSDLG; translated from the coding sequence ATGCTACACGCGGGGATGGACATGCACAAGCGATTCTCGGTAGTGACTGTTGTAGATGATGATGGCAAGGAAGTGGTCGCGGGGCGAAAGTTAGAGAACCAGGAGGAAGAGCACCTGGCCTTCTTCAAGGGATTGGGCGAAGAAGCAAGGGTGGTGCTTGAGGCGGGGCAAAACTGGATGTGGATGTGCGACCTCTTAGATGACTGCGGGATAGAGAACATCCTCTGCCACCCCTTGAAGACCAAGGCCATCGCCACCGCCAAGATAAAGACGGACAAGCTGGACTCACGTATACTCTCCCAGCTCCTGCGGGCAGACTTCATCCCCCAATCCTACAAGCCGCAGGCGCAGATTAGGGACTTGAGGGAACTCATGCGTTACCGCGCCTTCCTGGTGCGGGAGAGGACCAAGACCAAGAACGCCGTCCACGCCCTGCTCATCAGAGGCAACATCCAGCACCCATACAGCGATCTCTTCGGCCGGGCCGGGCTCGCCTACCTTGAGGGTCTTGAGCTCCTGCCGCAGAAGAGGTTCCTGCTGGACGGATATCTCAGGGTGCTCGCAGACCTCACGCGGGAGATATCCCGGGCGGATAAGAGGATCTCGGGGGAGTACAAGGCCTCGGGTGAGGCGAGGTTGCTCGCGACCATGCCCGGGGTGGGCTCCCTGCTCTCCCTCTTCATCCTCTCCGAGATCGGGGATATATCGAGGTTTCATAGTGCGAAGCAGCTATCCTCGCACGCCGGGCTGGTGCCCTCCACTAGTCAGTCGGGGGGGACGGTACGGCATGGCAGGATAACCAGGCAGGGCTCCCCCTGGCTCCGCTGGGCCCTGGTGGAGGCCGCCATCCATGCCTCTCGCTACCCGGGCCCCTTGCGGGACCACTACCTCCGGCTGCAGCGAAGGAATGGGAACAAGATAGCCCGGGTGGCGGTGGCGAGGAAGATGTCCACCTACGTGTTCCACATGCTCACCGAGGGCAAGACCTACGAGGAGGTAATCTCTCATCTAAAGAGCGATCTGGGGTGA